The Micromonospora sp. WMMD961 genome has a segment encoding these proteins:
- a CDS encoding VIT1/CCC1 transporter family protein, producing MTETPAALREAHHADVSGGWLRPAVFGAMDGLVTNIALIAGVGGGGVSPHSIVLTGTAGLVAGAISMGLGEYTSVRSANEQVAAEVAKERRELERHPEAEARELADAWVARGLPRDLATQVAEAVRRDPEEALRVHVREELGVDPDDQPSPWAAATSSFLFFSLGALIPLLTYLFGATDLWLALAVGGIGLFAAGAVVARFTNRPWWTGGLRQLLLGAAAAGATYLIGTLIGVHGGL from the coding sequence GTGACCGAGACCCCGGCAGCCCTGCGCGAGGCGCACCACGCCGACGTCTCCGGCGGCTGGCTGCGCCCAGCCGTCTTCGGCGCGATGGACGGGCTGGTCACCAACATCGCCCTGATCGCCGGCGTCGGCGGCGGCGGAGTGTCGCCGCACAGCATCGTGCTCACCGGCACCGCCGGCCTGGTCGCCGGGGCGATCTCGATGGGGCTCGGCGAATACACCAGCGTCCGGTCCGCCAACGAGCAGGTCGCCGCCGAGGTGGCCAAGGAGCGACGGGAACTGGAACGCCACCCCGAGGCGGAGGCCCGCGAACTGGCCGACGCCTGGGTGGCCCGCGGCCTACCCCGGGACCTCGCCACCCAGGTCGCCGAAGCGGTACGCCGCGACCCGGAGGAAGCCCTACGGGTGCACGTCCGCGAGGAGTTGGGCGTCGACCCCGACGACCAGCCCAGCCCATGGGCCGCGGCGACCTCGTCGTTCCTGTTCTTCTCGCTGGGCGCACTGATTCCGCTGCTGACCTACCTGTTCGGCGCCACCGACCTGTGGCTGGCACTCGCCGTCGGCGGGATCGGGCTGTTCGCCGCCGGTGCGGTGGTCGCCCGCTTCACCAACCGGCCCTGGTGGACCGGCGGCCTGCGCCAACTGCTGCTGGGTGCCGCCGCGGCCGGCGCCACCTACCTCATCGGCACGCTGATCGGGGTGCACGGCGGGCTGTGA
- a CDS encoding nucleotidyltransferase domain-containing protein: MSAGSEQTGVDRGLDDGRWAVAERVAEAVRRRFPADVLAVAVHGPLAHGDDDGGGDREAGMLVVTYRSGAGPSPATRRVDGVLVDLTVAGAEDYLAQARVISALWPLTADRYVTTQALHDPTGWLRTLRDEHLGRLARARPAEFSTAARQAWYRGSAAHARAARLAEWYETDQALLMLGEARLAAATVTGLLSRTYFRDPGDAVRRTGLAGADMTEVGAVLTRQAEDLAARGRAVDGTIDDLLTG, translated from the coding sequence GTGAGCGCGGGCAGCGAGCAGACCGGTGTCGATCGGGGTCTCGACGACGGACGGTGGGCGGTCGCGGAGCGGGTCGCCGAGGCGGTCCGGCGGCGTTTCCCGGCCGACGTGCTCGCGGTCGCGGTGCACGGGCCCCTGGCGCACGGTGACGACGACGGCGGTGGGGACCGTGAGGCGGGGATGTTGGTGGTCACCTACCGGTCCGGTGCCGGCCCGTCACCGGCGACCCGCCGGGTGGACGGGGTGCTTGTCGATCTGACCGTGGCCGGCGCGGAGGACTACCTGGCGCAGGCTCGGGTGATCTCCGCACTGTGGCCGCTGACCGCCGACCGGTACGTCACCACCCAGGCGTTGCACGACCCGACGGGTTGGTTGCGGACGCTGCGCGACGAGCATCTGGGCCGGTTGGCCCGGGCTCGACCGGCGGAGTTCAGCACCGCGGCCCGGCAGGCCTGGTATCGGGGCAGCGCGGCGCACGCCCGGGCGGCGCGGCTCGCCGAGTGGTACGAGACCGACCAGGCCCTGTTGATGCTCGGTGAGGCCCGGCTGGCGGCGGCCACGGTGACGGGCCTGCTGAGCCGCACCTACTTCCGTGACCCGGGGGACGCGGTTCGCCGCACCGGGTTGGCCGGCGCGGACATGACCGAGGTGGGTGCGGTGCTGACCCGGCAGGCCGAGGACCTGGCCGCCCGTGGTCGTGCGGTCGACGGGACGATCGACGACCTGCTCACCGGTTGA
- a CDS encoding nitroreductase/quinone reductase family protein, which yields MSVLGNITRRVGHYRWFGAAARLLVPADRVIGRLTRGRVVALGLMPSLVITTTGRRSGKPRSNPLLYVPDGDAYVVIGSNWGQAHHPGWAMNLLADPAAEVDVKGRRIPVRAEPASGAERDRLWQLLVTEWPAYRTYVQRAGGREIRIFRLVPTGRGAPAGPPPAG from the coding sequence GTGTCAGTGCTGGGAAATATCACCCGCCGAGTTGGTCATTACCGCTGGTTCGGCGCCGCCGCACGTCTGCTGGTGCCAGCCGACCGCGTGATCGGTCGGCTCACCCGGGGTCGGGTGGTCGCGCTCGGCCTGATGCCGTCCCTGGTGATCACCACGACGGGTCGCCGCTCCGGCAAGCCCCGCAGCAACCCGCTGCTGTACGTGCCCGATGGCGACGCCTACGTGGTGATCGGTTCCAACTGGGGGCAGGCCCACCATCCGGGCTGGGCGATGAACCTGCTCGCCGATCCGGCCGCCGAGGTGGACGTGAAGGGCCGGCGGATCCCGGTGCGGGCCGAGCCGGCATCCGGCGCCGAACGGGACCGGCTGTGGCAGCTGCTGGTCACCGAGTGGCCCGCGTACCGCACGTACGTGCAGCGGGCCGGTGGCCGGGAGATCCGCATCTTCCGGTTGGTACCGACCGGGCGCGGCGCGCCCGCCGGTCCGCCGCCGGCTGGCTAG
- a CDS encoding FtsX-like permease family protein, with translation MIVRRTRRAPGRTDPAPAGPVQPSALVGRRRIAELTGSWRTALRIARRESRRARRRTILVLAMIALPVAALAFLAASYDMAELTPQERVDRRLGVADAELQWVASGPVGQDEWGEGWNTQDGTPPARATAAQMTALLGPGSRVTEVRPYAPLTLPGPHRDEDVAGRVLDLGDPLARGLVRFLAGRAPQQAGEVAVSPAALRRLDLRLGAAVTVADGSRAYTVVGVVEFADDLGPVVALHPGAVPRTGPEPDSVWLADVPGTVDAALVSRLNERGVVVTARRWTGPGGGADRTWFGLTGASDANDLSTGVLIAGLGLLEVVLLVGPAFAVGVRRRRRDLALVAVAGGDAAQLRRVVLADGVVLGVLGAATGLVVGVGAAFAGRPLMEQYVFGMRFGGYRCWPAALVLLGGVAVLAGVLAALAPAWTAARQDVSAGLAGRRTPPVSPGRWLVVGLALVVGGAGLAAYGASRTSPAVILTGLILGELGLVCCTPTLIGSLARLGRLLPLAPRIALRDASRNRAAAAPAICAVMAAVASSVALGGYLASDGARDARAYQPTLPTGHMLVYQNGSAEQPTLAQVVDAARDQLGVGAVASVYAPNCEAAGTGYCDIAPVLPPTQVCPWQPGDDLPAPDRRQARADPRCRADSSGGYVEPWVDDGSAIPLLTGADPTTTAAASAVLRAGGVVVTDPRYLHDGLVTVRVSRVDTGPDQMTALRDLPGYALPRATGYPRLLLSTSAARQLDLNWSSAGWVIGTPSPPDEEQQARFAAALRSFGTFSLNVEQGSAPRDISPLLLLLAAAAGLITVGAAGIATALAAAEGRAELTTLAAVGAAPALRRMLAVCQAGVIAGLGSVLGIVAGLGTAAIVLFSVNRQYASDWPASDPYPILVPWPTLGVLVLVPVVAMLGAGLFTRARLPIERRLD, from the coding sequence GTGATCGTCCGCCGTACGCGGCGGGCCCCTGGCCGGACCGACCCCGCCCCGGCGGGACCGGTCCAACCATCCGCGCTCGTCGGCCGGCGGCGGATCGCCGAGCTGACCGGCTCCTGGCGCACCGCGCTGCGGATCGCGCGGCGCGAGTCCCGCCGGGCCCGGCGACGGACCATCCTCGTCCTCGCGATGATCGCCCTCCCGGTGGCCGCGCTGGCCTTCCTCGCGGCGAGCTACGACATGGCCGAGCTGACCCCGCAGGAACGTGTCGACCGTCGGCTCGGCGTGGCCGACGCGGAGTTGCAGTGGGTCGCCAGCGGTCCGGTGGGACAGGACGAGTGGGGTGAGGGCTGGAACACGCAGGATGGCACGCCCCCGGCAAGGGCCACCGCAGCCCAGATGACCGCGCTGTTGGGGCCGGGCAGCCGGGTCACCGAGGTGCGCCCGTACGCCCCGCTGACCCTGCCCGGTCCGCACCGCGACGAGGACGTGGCCGGTCGGGTGCTGGACCTCGGCGACCCACTGGCCCGCGGGCTGGTGCGGTTCCTGGCCGGCCGGGCGCCGCAGCAGGCCGGCGAGGTCGCGGTCAGCCCGGCGGCACTGCGCCGCCTGGACCTGCGCCTCGGTGCCGCCGTCACGGTCGCCGACGGGAGCAGGGCGTACACCGTGGTGGGGGTGGTCGAGTTCGCCGACGACCTCGGTCCGGTCGTCGCGCTGCATCCGGGAGCCGTACCGAGGACCGGTCCGGAGCCGGACAGCGTCTGGTTGGCGGACGTACCCGGGACCGTCGACGCCGCGCTGGTGTCCCGGCTGAACGAGCGGGGAGTGGTGGTCACCGCGCGTCGTTGGACCGGCCCTGGGGGCGGGGCGGACCGGACGTGGTTCGGGTTGACCGGCGCGAGCGACGCCAACGACCTGAGTACCGGCGTCCTGATCGCCGGCCTCGGGCTGCTGGAGGTCGTCCTTCTGGTCGGGCCGGCCTTCGCCGTCGGTGTCCGTCGCCGACGACGGGATCTGGCGCTGGTCGCGGTGGCCGGCGGGGACGCCGCCCAACTGCGCCGGGTCGTGCTGGCCGACGGTGTGGTGCTGGGTGTGCTGGGCGCCGCCACCGGCCTGGTTGTCGGTGTCGGCGCAGCGTTCGCCGGTCGCCCGCTGATGGAGCAGTACGTCTTCGGCATGCGCTTCGGCGGCTACCGCTGCTGGCCGGCCGCCCTGGTGCTGCTCGGTGGGGTCGCGGTGCTGGCCGGGGTGCTCGCCGCGCTGGCACCGGCCTGGACGGCAGCCCGGCAGGACGTCAGCGCCGGGCTCGCCGGGCGACGTACCCCACCGGTGTCCCCGGGTCGCTGGTTGGTCGTCGGTCTGGCGCTGGTGGTCGGCGGGGCCGGGCTGGCGGCGTACGGGGCCAGCCGGACCTCCCCGGCGGTGATCCTCACCGGTCTGATCCTCGGCGAGTTGGGTCTGGTGTGCTGCACGCCCACGCTGATCGGGTCGCTCGCCCGCCTCGGTCGGCTGTTGCCGTTGGCACCTCGGATCGCGCTGCGCGACGCCAGCCGTAACCGGGCCGCCGCAGCACCGGCCATCTGCGCCGTGATGGCAGCCGTAGCGAGCAGCGTGGCGCTCGGTGGGTACCTGGCCAGTGACGGCGCCCGTGACGCGCGCGCGTACCAGCCGACGCTGCCGACCGGTCACATGCTGGTCTACCAGAACGGGTCGGCCGAGCAACCCACGCTGGCCCAGGTCGTCGATGCGGCCCGGGATCAGTTGGGGGTCGGCGCGGTCGCCTCCGTCTACGCGCCCAACTGCGAGGCGGCGGGCACCGGCTACTGCGACATCGCGCCGGTGCTCCCACCGACCCAGGTCTGCCCGTGGCAGCCCGGCGACGACCTTCCCGCGCCGGACCGCCGGCAGGCCCGGGCCGACCCACGCTGCCGGGCGGACTCCTCCGGGGGCTACGTGGAGCCCTGGGTGGACGACGGCTCCGCAATACCTCTTCTCACCGGCGCGGACCCGACGACGACCGCGGCGGCATCGGCGGTGCTGCGCGCCGGTGGCGTGGTGGTGACCGACCCGCGTTACCTGCACGACGGCCTGGTCACCGTACGCGTCAGCCGGGTGGACACCGGGCCCGATCAAATGACCGCGCTCCGTGACCTCCCGGGGTACGCGCTGCCCCGGGCCACCGGCTACCCCCGCCTGCTGCTGTCCACCTCCGCGGCCCGACAACTCGACCTGAACTGGTCCTCGGCCGGCTGGGTGATCGGCACCCCGTCGCCACCCGACGAGGAGCAGCAGGCCCGGTTCGCCGCCGCCCTGCGCTCGTTCGGGACGTTCTCGCTGAACGTGGAGCAGGGTTCCGCACCGCGCGACATCTCACCGCTGCTCCTGTTGCTCGCAGCGGCGGCCGGCCTGATCACGGTGGGAGCTGCTGGTATCGCCACCGCGCTCGCCGCCGCCGAGGGACGTGCCGAGCTGACCACCCTGGCGGCCGTCGGCGCGGCACCGGCGTTGCGCCGGATGTTGGCGGTCTGCCAGGCCGGGGTCATCGCCGGGCTCGGTTCGGTGCTCGGCATCGTGGCCGGGCTGGGCACCGCGGCGATCGTGCTGTTCTCGGTCAACCGGCAGTACGCCAGCGACTGGCCGGCATCCGATCCGTACCCGATCCTGGTGCCGTGGCCCACGCTCGGCGTGCTGGTGCTGGTGCCGGTGGTGGCGATGCTCGGGGCCGGTCTGTTCACCCGCGCCCGGCTGCCGATCGAACGGCGGCTGGACTGA
- a CDS encoding ABC transporter ATP-binding protein, translating into MLDIRAVHRTHGTGPSAVRALRGVSLAVRPGELVAVMGPSGSGKSTLLALAGGLDRPTDGEVRVEGQPLGALDRRGLAQLRRRRIGYIFQQLNLLGSLSALENVALPLELDGTSGRRARALARAALTEVGLPGLGDRFPDQLSGGQQQRVAIARALVGERRLVLADEPTGALDSQTGEAVLHLLRRRIDAGAAGVLVTHEARHAGWADRVVFLRDGVLVDTTAPLGSVEQLLSGSDR; encoded by the coding sequence GTGTTGGACATCCGCGCCGTCCACCGCACCCACGGCACCGGACCGTCGGCGGTGCGTGCGCTGCGCGGCGTCAGCCTGGCCGTCCGGCCCGGCGAACTGGTCGCGGTGATGGGGCCGTCCGGCTCCGGCAAGTCGACGTTGCTGGCTCTGGCCGGAGGGCTGGACCGGCCGACCGACGGCGAGGTCCGGGTCGAGGGGCAACCGCTCGGGGCTCTGGACCGTCGCGGGTTGGCCCAGCTTCGTCGTCGCCGGATCGGCTACATCTTCCAGCAGCTCAACCTGCTGGGCAGTCTGAGCGCGCTGGAGAACGTGGCGCTCCCGTTGGAGCTCGACGGCACCAGCGGACGCCGCGCCCGCGCGCTGGCCCGGGCCGCGCTCACCGAGGTGGGCCTGCCCGGGCTGGGCGACCGTTTCCCCGACCAGCTCTCCGGCGGGCAGCAGCAGCGGGTGGCCATCGCCCGCGCGTTGGTGGGCGAGCGCCGGCTGGTGCTCGCCGACGAGCCCACCGGCGCACTGGACTCGCAGACCGGTGAGGCGGTGCTGCACCTGCTGCGCCGCCGGATCGACGCGGGTGCCGCCGGAGTGCTGGTCACCCACGAGGCACGACATGCCGGCTGGGCGGACCGGGTGGTGTTCCTCCGCGACGGCGTGCTGGTCGACACGACGGCACCGCTGGGCAGCGTCGAGCAGTTGCTGTCCGGCAGCGACCGGTGA
- a CDS encoding PadR family transcriptional regulator, which produces MSIRHGLLALLERGQMYGYQLRAAFEESTGSTWPLNIGQVYTTLSRLERDGLVRPLPESEAGQRPYEITDAGRADLALWFATPISRTDRPRDELAIKLALALTTPGVDVRSVVQAQRSATMRALQELTRLKYGSNRPEDLPWRLVLDSMVFQAEAEVRWLDHCETSLVRHQPTDPPPPVLRPGDADARDAVTWAGEEARR; this is translated from the coding sequence ATGTCCATCCGTCACGGGTTGCTCGCCCTGCTCGAACGCGGCCAGATGTACGGCTACCAGCTGCGCGCCGCGTTCGAGGAGTCGACCGGCTCGACCTGGCCGCTGAACATCGGGCAGGTCTACACCACGCTGTCCCGGCTGGAACGGGACGGTCTGGTGCGCCCGCTGCCGGAGAGCGAGGCCGGGCAGCGCCCGTACGAGATCACCGACGCCGGACGGGCGGACCTGGCGCTGTGGTTCGCCACCCCGATCAGCCGCACGGACCGACCCCGCGACGAGTTGGCCATCAAGCTGGCGTTGGCGCTGACCACCCCCGGGGTGGACGTCCGCTCGGTGGTGCAGGCCCAGCGCAGCGCGACGATGCGGGCCCTGCAGGAGCTGACCCGGCTGAAGTACGGCAGTAACCGGCCGGAGGATCTCCCCTGGCGACTCGTACTGGACTCGATGGTGTTCCAGGCCGAGGCGGAGGTGCGCTGGTTGGACCACTGTGAGACCAGCCTGGTGCGGCACCAACCCACCGACCCCCCGCCGCCCGTTCTCCGACCGGGGGACGCCGACGCGCGGGACGCGGTGACCTGGGCCGGCGAGGAGGCGCGACGGTGA
- a CDS encoding ferritin-like domain-containing protein, with product MRQPSAGEALASALSAEYAAIYAYGRIGVRLTGAARESAHQAEAAHRRRRDTLVVQLTTAGGVVPPDRAGYALPFPVTDRASALRLAAEVEERAAAHWRAALASTTGADRDQALAALVEYAVRATRWRKTAGSTPLTVPFPGRPA from the coding sequence GTGAGGCAGCCGTCCGCCGGAGAGGCACTCGCCTCCGCGCTGTCCGCCGAGTACGCGGCCATCTACGCCTACGGGCGGATCGGTGTCCGGCTCACCGGTGCGGCACGGGAGTCGGCACACCAGGCCGAGGCCGCGCATCGACGTCGGCGCGACACCCTGGTGGTGCAGCTCACCACCGCCGGCGGCGTCGTGCCGCCGGACCGCGCCGGCTACGCGCTGCCGTTCCCGGTCACCGACCGGGCGAGCGCGTTGCGGCTCGCCGCCGAGGTGGAGGAACGCGCGGCCGCGCACTGGCGGGCGGCGCTGGCGTCCACCACCGGCGCCGACCGGGACCAGGCGCTGGCGGCCCTGGTGGAGTACGCCGTGCGCGCCACCCGGTGGCGCAAGACGGCCGGGTCGACGCCGCTGACCGTCCCGTTTCCCGGTCGACCAGCCTGA
- the rimP gene encoding ribosome maturation factor RimP gives MTQRGRATRPTGRPRDAAGPRGGDLAGRRARLRAVIEPVVDDAGYDLEDLSVSRAGRRHVVRVMVDADGGIDLDAVADVSRAVSAALDAAEEAGGDIVAGEYQLEVSSPGVDRPLTLPRHWRRNVSRLVKVTVRGATALPGQRGEQPAGDRQLTGRVIAADDEGVLLETEAGRASWAYAQLGPGRVQVEFTRLAELGEADEEFDDADDSDEIDDSDDIDDEDDVEDEER, from the coding sequence ATGACGCAGCGTGGCCGTGCCACCAGGCCGACGGGTCGACCCCGCGATGCCGCGGGCCCCCGTGGTGGTGACCTCGCCGGGAGACGCGCCCGGCTTCGAGCCGTGATCGAGCCCGTCGTCGACGACGCCGGCTACGACCTGGAGGACCTGTCGGTCTCCCGGGCCGGTCGCCGGCACGTGGTGCGGGTGATGGTCGACGCCGACGGCGGGATCGACCTGGACGCCGTCGCGGACGTCTCCCGCGCGGTCTCGGCCGCGCTGGATGCCGCGGAGGAGGCCGGTGGTGACATCGTCGCCGGGGAGTACCAGCTCGAGGTCAGTTCGCCGGGCGTCGACCGCCCGCTCACCCTGCCCCGACACTGGCGGCGCAACGTGAGCCGACTCGTCAAGGTCACCGTTCGGGGCGCGACCGCGCTGCCCGGCCAGCGCGGCGAGCAGCCCGCCGGTGACCGCCAGCTGACCGGCCGGGTGATCGCGGCCGACGACGAGGGCGTGCTGCTGGAGACCGAGGCCGGGCGTGCCTCCTGGGCGTACGCCCAGCTGGGCCCGGGGCGCGTGCAGGTCGAGTTCACCCGCCTCGCCGAGCTCGGCGAGGCGGACGAGGAGTTCGACGACGCGGACGATTCTGACGAGATCGACGATTCAGACGACATCGACGACGAAGATGATGTGGAGGACGAGGAGAGGTGA
- the nusA gene encoding transcription termination factor NusA, translated as MNIDLAALRALEREREIPFDTILAAIETALLTAYRHTDGAEPHARVEIDRKSGAALVYAQEMDSDGSLVREWDDTPHDFGRIAAMTAKQVILQRLREATDEVHFGEYVGREGDLVTGVVQAHETRTEKGIVSVDLGKLEGVLPQSEQVPGERYAHGERVRCVVVHVAKGMRGPQITLSRSHPALVKKLFALEVPEIADGTVEIGAIAREAGHRTKIAVRSTTPGVNAKGACIGPMGQRVRAVMSELHGEKIDIIDWSDDPATFVGNALSPAKALRVEVVDLAGRAARVTVPDFQLSLAIGREGQNARLAARLTGWRIDIRSDAEQTAPAAREGADHVREPGGAISGG; from the coding sequence GTGAACATCGACCTCGCGGCGCTGCGCGCACTCGAGCGCGAGCGGGAGATCCCGTTCGACACGATTCTCGCGGCGATCGAGACCGCGTTGCTGACCGCCTACCGGCACACCGACGGCGCCGAGCCGCACGCCCGGGTGGAGATCGACCGTAAGTCCGGCGCCGCTCTGGTGTACGCGCAGGAGATGGACTCCGACGGCAGCCTGGTGCGGGAGTGGGACGACACCCCGCACGACTTCGGCCGGATCGCCGCCATGACCGCCAAGCAGGTGATCCTCCAGCGTCTGCGGGAGGCCACCGACGAGGTGCACTTCGGTGAGTACGTGGGCCGCGAGGGTGACCTCGTGACCGGCGTGGTGCAGGCGCACGAGACGCGTACCGAGAAGGGCATCGTCAGCGTCGACCTGGGCAAGCTGGAGGGTGTGCTGCCGCAGTCCGAGCAGGTGCCCGGTGAGCGGTACGCCCACGGTGAGCGGGTCCGCTGTGTCGTGGTGCACGTCGCCAAGGGCATGCGCGGGCCGCAGATCACCCTGTCCCGGTCGCACCCGGCGCTGGTCAAGAAGCTGTTCGCGCTGGAGGTCCCGGAGATCGCCGACGGCACTGTCGAGATCGGCGCGATCGCCCGTGAGGCAGGTCACCGTACGAAGATCGCCGTCCGCTCCACGACCCCCGGGGTCAACGCCAAGGGCGCCTGCATCGGGCCGATGGGCCAGCGGGTGCGCGCCGTGATGAGCGAGTTGCACGGCGAAAAGATCGACATCATCGACTGGTCGGACGACCCGGCCACCTTCGTCGGTAACGCGTTGTCGCCGGCCAAGGCGCTACGGGTCGAGGTGGTCGACCTGGCCGGTCGAGCCGCCCGGGTGACCGTTCCCGACTTCCAGCTTTCGCTGGCCATCGGCCGGGAGGGGCAGAATGCCCGACTCGCGGCCCGTCTGACCGGTTGGCGGATCGACATCCGCTCCGATGCGGAGCAGACCGCCCCGGCCGCGCGTGAGGGAGCTGATCACGTGCGGGAGCCGGGCGGCGCGATCTCGGGCGGCTAG
- a CDS encoding YlxR family protein, whose product MVRRAQPERTCVGCRQRAPASELLRIVAVRDEVGHSLRPDPLRRLPGRGANMHPDPACFALAVRRRAFGRALRITEVLDHGVLAEHVDAPTTTSGQPDRARVASRVGRPT is encoded by the coding sequence GTGGTACGACGCGCGCAGCCGGAGCGCACCTGTGTGGGTTGCCGGCAACGTGCGCCGGCCAGCGAATTGCTGCGGATTGTCGCGGTCAGGGACGAGGTTGGTCACAGCCTCCGGCCTGACCCGCTTCGCAGGCTGCCGGGTCGGGGAGCGAACATGCACCCGGATCCGGCCTGCTTCGCGCTGGCGGTGCGGCGCCGCGCCTTCGGGCGTGCGCTGCGCATCACCGAGGTCCTCGACCACGGTGTGCTGGCGGAGCACGTCGATGCGCCAACCACTACGTCCGGTCAGCCCGACCGGGCGAGGGTCGCTAGCAGGGTAGGACGACCGACATGA